In a genomic window of Brettanomyces nanus chromosome 1, complete sequence:
- a CDS encoding uncharacterized protein (BUSCO:EOG09343PYZ~EggNog:ENOG41) — MANTDPVPFPGPSSPERLNISPTTSHTIERRRRRSSSLISKVEPETFETKQDQDIEDNMNANWVHFKGAWIIHVVIIMLLKVFYDLVPIFSKEMSWTLTNVSYSICSYIMFHQIKGTPFDYNNGAFDNLNMWEQIDNGDQFTPVKKFLLGVPIALFLISTHYSNYDLTLFVINLVACLFVVIPKLPYSHRVRINIPYLTDQQIIS, encoded by the coding sequence atggCTAATACAGATCCGGTCCCATTTCCAGGCCCTTCGTCGCCTGAGAGATTGAACATTTCACCTACCACTTCGCATACTATTGAACGTAGGAGGAGACGATCTTCTTCGTTGATATCAAAGGTCGAACCGGAGACATTTGAAACTAAGCAAGACcaagatattgaggatAATATGAACGCGAATTGGGTGCATTTTAAAGGTGCTTGGATCATTCATGTTGTCATTATCATGCTATTGAAAGTGTTCTACGATTTGGTGCCAATTTTCAGCAAGGAAATGAGTTGGACGCTTACCAACGTCAGCTATTCCATTTGCTCTTACATAATGTTCCATCAGATAAAAGGTACTCCTTTTGACTATAACAATGGTGCttttgacaatctcaaTATGTGGGAGCAAATTGATAACGGCGATCAATTTACTCCCGTTAAGAAGTTTCTATTGGGAGTGCCAATTGCtctctttttgatttctaCTCACTACTCCAACTATGATCTCACTCTGTTTGTCATTAACCTAGTTGCCTGCTTGTTTGTGGTTATTCCAAAATTGCCTTACAGCCATAGAGTGAGAATAAACATTCCTTATCTCACGGATCAACAGATC